Proteins from a single region of Coregonus clupeaformis isolate EN_2021a chromosome 35, ASM2061545v1, whole genome shotgun sequence:
- the LOC121568899 gene encoding mitogen-activated protein kinase kinase kinase 3, giving the protein MNERQALHSIMKDLVALQMTRRQPVPSYDTGKPKTLPNPAPAPAKRQDDVRIKFEFSGERRILMFGRPVQFEEIQQKVKTVFGQQLDLHYMNNELSIPLRGQDDLDKAIDLLDRSSKIKSIKILLLTQEQCNASPSHSPSPSPSSHHTVSKQVRIKAQSTGDVSTVYQPSEPRGRHLSTSSQNTGRSSPPPGYVPERQQRIARQGSYTSINSEGEFIPESDQCVLDPWSSAENSVSGSCQSLDSSSDSPSLRKSRMHRAKSYPDNRQQENVSDRENHVYDKVVGKGGTYPRRYHVSLHHKDHSEGRRTFPRIRRPQGNLFTLVPSRRSLNGSEESLGSWQLVDKQGRLRPQERPVAHKSPSAPVTWRRGKLLGQGAFGRVYLCYDVDTGRELAAKQVVFDPDSPDTSKEVSALECEIQLLKNLHHERIVQYYGCLRDHNEKTLTIFMEYMPGGSVKDQLKAYGALTENVTRKYTRQILEGMSYLHSNMIVHRDIKGANILRDSAGNVKLGDFGASKRLQTICMSGTGIRSVTGTPYWMSPEVISGEGYGRKADVWSLGCTVVEMLTEKPPWAEYEAMAAIFKIATQPTKPLLPSHSSDHTRDFIHCIFVEAKHRPSAEELLRHPFSQILC; this is encoded by the exons ATGA ATGAGCGCCAGGCTCTCCACTCCATAATGAAGGACCTGGTGGCCCTCCAGATGACGAGGCGCCAGCCTGTGCCCTCTTATGACACGGGAAAACCCAAGACTCTGCCCAACCCTGCCCCTGCTCCTGCTAAGAGACAG GACGATGTCAGAATAAAGTTTGAGTTcagtggagagaggag GATACTGATGTTTGGGAGGCCTGTGCAGTTTGAAGAAATCCAGCAGAAGGTCAAGACAGTCTTTGGCCAACAGCTAGACTTGCACTATATGAACAATGAG CTGTCCATCCCTCTGCGTGGTCAGGATGACCTGGACAaggccattgacctgctggaccGCAGCTCCAAGATTAAGAGCATCAAGATCTTGCTGCTGACGCAGGAGCAGTGCAat GCCTCCCcgtcccactctccctctccctctccctcctcccaccacACGGTGAGTAAGCAGGTGAGGATCAAAGCCCAGTCCACGGGGGATGTCAGCACGGTGTACCAGCCCTCCGAGCCCAGGGGGCGCCACCTCTCCACCA GCTCTCAGAACACAGGCCGTAGCTCCCCCCCTCCTGGCTATGTCCCTGAACGGCAGCAGAGGATCGCCCGCCAGGGCTCCTACACCAGCATCAACAGTGAGGGAGAGTTCATCCCAGAGAGCGACCAGTGT GTGCTGGACCCCTGGAGCAGTGCAGAGAACTCTGTCTCAGGAAGCTGCCAGTCGCTGGACAGTAGCTCAGACAG CCCCTCCCTGAGGAAGTCACGCATGCACCGAGCTAAGAGCTACCCTGATAACCGGCAGCAGGAGAACGTCTCAG ACCGGGAGAACCATGTGTATGATAAGGTGGTAGGGAAGGGAGGGACATACCCCCGCAGGTACCATGTCTCCCTGCATCACAAGGACCATAGTGAAG GTCGGAGGACGTTCCCACGGATCCGTCGCCCCCAGGGTAACCTGTTCACCCTGGTGCCCTCACGGCGCTCCCTCAATGGCAGCGAGGAGAGTCTGGGCAGCTGGCAGCTAGTGGACAAGCAGGGCAGGCTCCGCCCACAGGAGCGTCCCGTCGCCCACAAGT CCCCCAGTGCTCCAGTGACATGGAGGCGGGGCAAGCTGCTGGGTCAGGGGGCGTTTGGGAGGGTTTACCTGTGTTACGATGTGGACACGGGACGGGAGCTGGCCGCCAAGCAGGTGGTGTTTGACCCGGACAGTCCTGACACCAGTAAG gaggtGAGTGCTCTGGAGTGTGAGATCCAGTTGTTAAAGAACCTCCACCACGAACGCATCGTCCAGTACTACGGCTGTCTGAGGGACCACAACGAGAAGACCCTCACCATCTTCATGGAGTACATGCCAGGG GGTTCAGTCAAAGACCAGTTGAAGGCCTACGGGGCGCTGACGGAAAACGTGACCCGGAAGTACACACGGCAGATCCTGGAGGGCATGTCCTATCTGCACAGCAACATGATCGTTCACCGTGACATCAAAG GTGCCAACATCCTGCGGGATTCGGCGGGAAACGTGAAGCTGGGAGATTTTGGCGCCAGCAAGAGGCTGCAGACCATCTGCATGTCTGGCACGGGCATCCGCTCTGTCACTGGCACCCCCTACTGGATGAGCCCCGAGGTGATCAGCGGGGAGGGCTACGGCAGGAAGGCTGACGTCTG GAGCCTGGGCTGCACAGTGGTGGAGATGCTGACAGAGAAGCCTCCCTGGGCTGAATACGAGGCCATGGCGGCCATCTTTAAGATCGCCACCCAGCCCACCAAACCCCTGCTGCCCTCACACTCCTCGGACCACACCCGTGACTTCATCCACTGCATCTTTGTGGAGGCCAAGCACCGGCCCAGTGCTGAGGAGCTGCTCAGACACCCCTTCTCCCAGATCCTCTGCTGA